A section of the Verrucomicrobium sp. GAS474 genome encodes:
- a CDS encoding energy transducer TonB, which produces MNATLPATAPSSRPGSASGSVRVVRALVAGEGASSSLPAFVAAGDRKPSMWVWLPWCLSALVHVIVICVGPFGHREQAVFAIDAGKNSLELDLVAAPKETVQEQVETPVVQPPDVLDPEPDPIVVKVEPPKPEVKPEPPQPPQPEKGDGSSPKPGKAATTVHSEAGAIRDVKPDYLRNPPPTYPESARRARQQGLVRLMVIVNEEGRPENIDVAGSSGYSDLDSAAVSAVRNWRFRPAMEGGTPVKSRVSVPVRFRLDS; this is translated from the coding sequence ATGAACGCCACCCTCCCCGCGACTGCCCCGTCCTCCCGTCCCGGCTCCGCTTCCGGTTCCGTCCGGGTCGTCCGCGCCCTGGTGGCGGGCGAGGGGGCCTCGTCGTCCCTTCCCGCCTTCGTCGCGGCGGGGGACCGGAAGCCGTCGATGTGGGTCTGGCTGCCGTGGTGCCTCTCGGCCCTCGTCCACGTCATCGTCATCTGCGTCGGCCCCTTCGGCCACCGGGAGCAGGCGGTCTTCGCCATCGACGCGGGGAAGAACAGCCTCGAGCTCGACCTCGTCGCCGCGCCGAAGGAGACGGTCCAGGAGCAGGTGGAGACCCCCGTCGTCCAGCCGCCCGACGTCCTCGATCCCGAGCCCGATCCGATCGTCGTGAAGGTCGAGCCGCCGAAGCCCGAGGTGAAGCCCGAGCCGCCCCAGCCCCCGCAGCCCGAGAAGGGCGACGGCAGCTCCCCGAAGCCGGGCAAGGCGGCGACCACCGTCCACTCCGAGGCCGGGGCGATCCGCGACGTGAAGCCCGACTACCTCCGCAACCCCCCGCCGACCTACCCGGAGAGCGCCCGCCGCGCCCGGCAGCAGGGCCTCGTCCGCCTGATGGTGATCGTCAACGAGGAAGGCCGCCCGGAGAACATCGACGTCGCGGGGAGCAGCGGCTATTCCGACCTCGACTCGGCCGCCGTCTCCGCCGTTCGCAACTGGCGCTTCCGCCCCGCGATGGAAGGCGGCACCCCGGTGAAGTCCCGCGTCAGCGTCCCGGTCCGGTTCCGCCTCGACAGCTGA
- a CDS encoding glycosyltransferase family 39 protein, whose protein sequence is MAASGSPSRPSRFSRWGTPLLVAAVAGVFLFFFVDRIACLFPKPGKAFKSAISGCDNSYYYFWLRGAMVRHDVDLARDVAECATMPDDLRSLVLSSERTPTGLLPNKYGIGWALGAVPWYLLGSGASRLLGLPLDGYGAAYQTALFLGQLAYALASLALAWRIALRFVSRARALPGVLLLWLGSFLVYYQASATTMAHGFVFFCFALATWAALKIEETEEGRRPSPALWLLLGAGAGLAVVSRYQAVVLLLHPALVLVRHVRKNPMGPLLALLPFALCVALQMAAWKAVFGTWLMPSYGNESFDWSHPHWGAVLFSPFHGLYYWNPLLLLGTAGLGWLAWRQASAAPRCWLLSCAALWIVNGAWSCWFFGASFGLRAFEGAILPLMVGFGFLLDRAAERTPSGKKRWLLALTLAVAVFLAVANVSLVYLARKDLLSSERPVTHAEMGRLLIDFWGGGASRPGRTP, encoded by the coding sequence ATGGCCGCTTCCGGTTCCCCTTCCCGTCCTTCCCGCTTCTCCCGCTGGGGGACGCCGCTCCTCGTTGCCGCCGTCGCGGGGGTTTTCCTCTTCTTCTTCGTCGACCGGATCGCCTGCCTCTTCCCGAAGCCGGGGAAGGCCTTCAAGTCGGCGATCTCCGGGTGCGACAACAGCTACTATTACTTCTGGCTCCGGGGGGCGATGGTCCGCCACGACGTCGACCTCGCCCGGGACGTCGCCGAATGCGCGACGATGCCCGACGACCTCCGGAGCCTCGTCCTCTCCTCGGAGCGGACGCCGACGGGGCTCCTCCCGAACAAATACGGGATCGGCTGGGCGCTCGGCGCGGTCCCCTGGTACCTCCTCGGCTCCGGGGCCTCGCGCCTCCTCGGCCTCCCCCTCGACGGCTACGGCGCGGCCTACCAGACGGCGCTCTTCCTCGGCCAGCTCGCCTACGCCCTCGCCAGCCTCGCCCTCGCCTGGCGGATCGCCCTCCGCTTCGTCTCCCGCGCCCGGGCGCTCCCCGGCGTCCTCCTCCTCTGGCTCGGCTCCTTCCTCGTCTACTATCAGGCGAGCGCGACGACGATGGCCCACGGCTTCGTCTTCTTCTGCTTCGCGCTCGCGACCTGGGCGGCATTGAAGATCGAGGAAACGGAGGAAGGACGCCGTCCTTCCCCCGCGCTCTGGCTCCTCCTCGGCGCGGGAGCGGGGCTCGCCGTCGTCTCCCGGTATCAGGCCGTCGTCCTGCTCCTCCATCCGGCGCTGGTCCTGGTTCGCCACGTGAGGAAAAACCCGATGGGGCCGCTCCTCGCGCTCCTCCCCTTCGCCCTCTGCGTCGCCCTCCAGATGGCGGCGTGGAAGGCGGTCTTCGGGACGTGGCTGATGCCTTCCTACGGGAACGAATCGTTCGACTGGAGCCACCCCCATTGGGGCGCGGTCCTCTTCTCCCCGTTCCACGGGCTCTACTATTGGAATCCCCTCCTCCTCCTCGGGACGGCGGGGCTCGGCTGGCTGGCCTGGCGGCAGGCCTCCGCCGCGCCCCGGTGCTGGCTCCTCTCGTGCGCGGCGCTGTGGATCGTCAACGGCGCGTGGTCGTGCTGGTTCTTCGGCGCCTCGTTCGGGCTCCGCGCCTTCGAGGGGGCGATCCTCCCGCTGATGGTCGGCTTCGGCTTCCTGCTCGACCGGGCCGCGGAGAGGACCCCTTCGGGAAAAAAGAGATGGCTGCTCGCGTTGACGCTCGCGGTGGCGGTCTTCCTCGCCGTCGCGAACGTCAGCCTCGTCTACCTCGCGCGGAAGGATCTCCTCTCCTCCGAGCGCCCCGTCACCCACGCGGAGATGGGACGGCTCCTGATCGATTTTTGGGGCGGAGGCGCTTCCAGGCCAGGACGAACCCCGTAA
- a CDS encoding PepSY-associated TM helix domain-containing protein, whose product MRLFLLRFHLIVGLVAGLLILLIGGTGLILAVQPALDAYQERHLTKVAVPATEAEREEQRLPLNTLAAKAEETFERKPNSLTVRNDPAAAVAFGLGQERTLWLNPYTGEVLGESPKAGQQFFRTVENLHRWLALTGKGHDLGLKIVLGATACYFLLLVSGLFMWDRRFLKDKSNPRRWHKEFGFLASPLLLVSVVTGLVMAVNGVFLNGGGGPGMGGRGGFGGGRNGGEHQEHRPPVDYDALLATTVAKVPAWRQISFRAPRGRGMPSGTITATIEEDRWIPHASSRLTLPLDPASETPAQFESYDETPLWRKTLGLSRTVHVGQYGGWLGLAVTVVVAVATIVLVLTGFVLAWKRLRPKNRSGAVPSPRG is encoded by the coding sequence ATGCGCCTCTTCCTCCTCCGCTTCCACCTCATCGTCGGCCTCGTCGCCGGGCTCCTCATCCTTCTCATCGGGGGGACCGGCCTCATCCTCGCCGTTCAGCCCGCCCTCGACGCCTATCAGGAGCGGCACCTGACGAAGGTGGCGGTCCCCGCCACCGAGGCCGAGCGCGAGGAGCAGCGCCTCCCGCTCAATACCCTTGCCGCGAAGGCCGAGGAGACGTTCGAGCGGAAGCCGAATTCACTCACCGTCCGCAACGATCCCGCCGCCGCCGTCGCCTTCGGCCTCGGCCAGGAGCGGACCCTCTGGCTCAATCCCTACACCGGCGAGGTCCTCGGGGAGAGCCCGAAGGCGGGGCAGCAGTTCTTCCGCACCGTCGAGAACCTCCACCGCTGGCTCGCCCTCACGGGGAAGGGCCACGACCTTGGGCTGAAGATCGTCCTCGGCGCGACGGCGTGTTATTTCCTCCTCCTCGTCAGCGGCCTCTTCATGTGGGACCGCCGCTTCCTCAAGGACAAGAGCAACCCGCGCCGCTGGCACAAGGAATTCGGCTTCCTCGCCTCGCCCCTCCTCCTCGTCTCGGTCGTCACCGGCCTCGTCATGGCGGTCAACGGCGTCTTCCTGAACGGCGGGGGCGGGCCGGGCATGGGCGGACGGGGCGGCTTTGGCGGCGGGCGCAACGGCGGCGAGCATCAGGAGCACCGCCCCCCCGTCGATTACGACGCCCTCCTCGCGACCACCGTCGCGAAGGTCCCGGCCTGGCGGCAGATCAGCTTCCGCGCGCCGCGCGGGCGCGGCATGCCGTCGGGGACGATCACGGCGACGATCGAGGAGGACCGCTGGATTCCCCACGCCAGCTCGCGCCTCACCCTCCCGCTCGATCCCGCCTCGGAGACGCCCGCGCAGTTCGAGTCCTACGACGAGACGCCCCTGTGGCGGAAGACGCTCGGGCTGAGCCGCACCGTCCACGTCGGCCAATACGGCGGCTGGCTCGGGCTGGCGGTGACGGTCGTCGTCGCCGTCGCCACGATCGTCCTCGTCCTTACGGGGTTCGTCCTGGCCTGGAAGCGCCTCCGCCCCAAAAATCGATCAGGAGCCGTCCCATCTCCGCGTGGGTGA
- a CDS encoding Fe2+-dependent dioxygenase, with product MLFPIADVLNPEQVAAAREALAKAEWIDGKATAGYQSAKAKDNMQLPQDHPVARQVGEMILAALGRNPLFMAAALPLHVYPPMFNRYSGGQQFGTHVDNAIRQIPGTGHRVRTDLSATLFFAGPEEYDGGELVIEDTYGPKAVKLPAGHMILYPATSLHYVRPVTRGARLCSFFWIQSMIRDDGKRAILFDLDQGIQRLARDLPGNEAAEASTVQLTGVYHNLLRQWAEM from the coding sequence ATGCTCTTCCCCATCGCCGATGTCCTGAATCCCGAGCAGGTCGCCGCCGCCCGCGAGGCCCTCGCCAAGGCCGAGTGGATCGACGGCAAGGCGACCGCCGGGTACCAGTCGGCGAAGGCGAAGGACAACATGCAGCTCCCCCAGGATCATCCCGTCGCCCGTCAGGTCGGCGAGATGATCCTGGCCGCCCTGGGCCGGAACCCGCTCTTCATGGCGGCGGCGCTCCCCCTCCACGTCTACCCGCCGATGTTCAACCGCTATTCGGGCGGGCAGCAGTTCGGCACCCATGTCGACAACGCGATCCGGCAGATCCCCGGGACGGGCCACCGCGTCCGCACCGACCTCTCCGCGACGCTCTTCTTCGCCGGTCCCGAAGAGTACGACGGGGGCGAGCTGGTGATCGAGGACACCTACGGGCCGAAGGCGGTGAAGCTCCCCGCCGGGCACATGATCCTCTATCCGGCGACGAGCCTCCACTACGTCCGCCCCGTCACGCGGGGGGCGCGGCTCTGCTCGTTCTTCTGGATCCAGAGCATGATCCGCGACGACGGGAAGCGCGCCATCCTCTTCGACCTCGACCAGGGGATCCAGCGCCTCGCCCGGGACCTCCCGGGGAACGAGGCCGCCGAGGCCTCGACGGTCCAGCTGACCGGGGTCTACCACAACCTCCTCCGGCAATGGGCCGAGATGTAG
- a CDS encoding TonB-dependent siderophore receptor yields the protein MKRSHPEQLVPGVRPLARGVSSPIRYGRISMMALVNAIMIAGAAGAKAETPSASSSASTSAPGNTADTGTATKTKKEDAALDEVVVTAKTKSDYQTDKLSSGKYTEPLRDVPQTVTIVPKEVMQDQNASSLRQVLQNVPGVTMQAGEGGNLSGDNINIRGFNARNDIFVDGMRDSGVYNRDPFNLEQVEVIKGPGSTVSGHGSTGGSLNMVTKTPEQENYYSANVGLGTDEYTRETMDINQQMKTPAFAENISDIAFRLNGVYQYNQFANLNTVYNNHWAIAPSATFKIGPDTKLTFSYLHQQESNLTGYGIPTVSNGYSFAANPTYHSYFGQPAPYRYSSFFGYSNNDHENTWTDIPTFKIEHTFDDDLKMSNTSRYDRTYRDSVVSSPRFENVGNGITPTATTPLTAGQVARESKGRHQLDDLIANATEITQRFKTWDLDHTFVGTVEFSREQENNRTANGVPESTLSGDNYPYILNYGDETLARAYTSAFSLFDTIKFDEHWETSLGMRFDHIQSDSQTLGYITPTGAGHFYRTDDLPSWRAALVYKPVKSGSFYAGYGTSFNSSIQGTANGNSAAGLTSGTSLLEPEADETYEIGTKWDVLKDKLSLTTSLFRTNKTNARITDPTTSIAYSLSGMQRVQGVEVGATGSITEEWKVFAGYTYMESKVISANYANLQSIGKRLPNTPDQSASVWTTYDLPKGFTIGSGAQFMDRRFENTNNINSEPGYWKQDAMLSYKLNQNITMQLNVTNLWDVEYIDRIGGSQSVPGAGRSVVFSTNFKY from the coding sequence ATGAAGAGATCCCATCCCGAGCAGCTTGTTCCCGGTGTCCGTCCCCTGGCCCGCGGCGTTTCCTCCCCGATCCGCTACGGCCGGATCTCGATGATGGCCCTCGTCAACGCGATCATGATCGCCGGGGCCGCCGGGGCGAAGGCCGAGACCCCCTCGGCCTCCTCCTCCGCCTCGACCTCGGCCCCGGGCAACACCGCCGACACCGGCACCGCCACGAAGACGAAGAAGGAAGACGCCGCCCTGGACGAGGTCGTCGTCACCGCGAAGACGAAGAGCGACTACCAGACCGACAAGCTTTCCTCCGGCAAATACACCGAGCCCCTCCGCGACGTCCCCCAGACGGTGACGATCGTCCCGAAGGAAGTGATGCAGGACCAGAACGCCTCGTCGCTCCGCCAGGTGCTCCAGAACGTCCCCGGCGTCACGATGCAGGCCGGTGAGGGTGGCAATCTCTCGGGCGACAACATCAACATCCGCGGCTTCAACGCCCGCAACGACATCTTCGTCGACGGCATGCGCGACAGCGGCGTCTACAACCGCGATCCCTTCAACCTCGAACAGGTCGAAGTCATCAAGGGCCCCGGCTCGACGGTGAGCGGCCACGGCTCGACCGGCGGCTCCCTCAACATGGTGACGAAGACCCCGGAGCAGGAGAATTACTACTCCGCGAACGTGGGCCTCGGTACCGACGAGTACACCCGCGAGACGATGGACATCAACCAGCAGATGAAGACCCCCGCCTTCGCCGAGAACATCAGCGATATCGCCTTCCGCCTCAACGGGGTCTACCAGTACAACCAGTTCGCCAACCTCAACACGGTCTACAACAACCACTGGGCCATCGCTCCCTCGGCCACGTTCAAGATCGGGCCCGACACGAAGCTGACCTTCTCCTACCTCCACCAGCAGGAATCGAACCTCACCGGCTACGGCATCCCGACGGTCTCCAACGGCTATTCCTTCGCCGCCAACCCGACCTACCATAGCTACTTCGGCCAGCCCGCGCCCTATCGCTACAGCAGCTTCTTCGGCTACTCGAACAACGATCACGAGAACACCTGGACCGACATCCCCACGTTCAAGATCGAGCACACCTTCGACGACGACCTGAAGATGTCGAACACGAGCCGCTACGACCGCACCTACCGCGATTCCGTCGTCAGCTCGCCCCGGTTCGAGAACGTCGGCAATGGCATCACCCCGACGGCGACGACGCCCCTCACCGCCGGGCAGGTCGCCCGCGAGTCGAAGGGTCGCCACCAGCTCGACGACCTCATCGCGAACGCGACCGAGATCACCCAGCGTTTCAAGACCTGGGACCTCGACCACACCTTCGTCGGCACCGTCGAATTCAGCCGCGAGCAGGAGAACAACCGCACGGCGAACGGCGTCCCGGAATCGACCCTCTCCGGCGACAACTACCCCTACATCCTGAACTATGGAGACGAGACGCTGGCCCGGGCCTACACCTCGGCCTTCTCCCTCTTCGACACGATCAAGTTCGACGAGCATTGGGAAACGAGCCTCGGCATGCGGTTCGACCACATCCAGTCCGATTCCCAGACCCTCGGCTACATCACGCCCACGGGCGCGGGCCATTTCTACCGGACCGACGATCTGCCGAGCTGGCGCGCCGCCCTCGTCTACAAGCCGGTGAAGAGCGGCAGCTTCTACGCGGGCTACGGCACCTCGTTCAACTCCTCGATCCAGGGGACGGCCAACGGCAACAGCGCCGCCGGCCTCACCAGCGGCACCTCGCTCCTCGAGCCCGAGGCCGACGAGACCTACGAGATCGGGACGAAGTGGGACGTGCTGAAGGACAAGCTCTCCCTCACCACCTCCCTCTTCCGGACGAACAAGACCAACGCCCGCATCACCGATCCGACGACCTCCATCGCCTACAGCCTCTCCGGCATGCAACGCGTCCAGGGCGTCGAAGTCGGCGCGACGGGGAGCATCACCGAAGAGTGGAAGGTCTTCGCCGGTTACACCTACATGGAGAGCAAGGTCATCTCCGCGAACTACGCGAACCTCCAGAGCATCGGCAAGCGCCTCCCGAACACGCCCGACCAATCGGCCTCCGTCTGGACGACCTACGATCTGCCGAAGGGCTTCACGATCGGCAGTGGCGCGCAGTTCATGGATCGTCGCTTCGAGAACACGAACAACATCAACAGCGAGCCCGGCTACTGGAAGCAGGACGCGATGCTCTCCTACAAGCTGAACCAGAACATCACGATGCAGCTCAACGTGACGAACCTCTGGGACGTCGAATACATCGACCGGATCGGCGGCAGCCAGAGCGTCCCCGGCGCGGGCCGCAGCGTTGTCTTCAGCACGAACTTCAAGTATTAA
- a CDS encoding AarF/ABC1/UbiB kinase family protein, translating to MFLQRFLKIGAAYQQAKRLRHVAAVLLKYGYGDLARHLPLPRADRLPFRRVRVTQKAVQRMTPAERVRRVCEELGPTFVKLGQLAAARTRVLPPEYIAELAKLQDQASPLPYADIVAILNEELPLPPEQVFAAIEETPLASASIAQVHRARLLTGEEVVLKVQRPGIVETVEEDFAILRHLAELAEVHLPGWRLHRPVALIDELIESLRKEMDFTCEAAHLERFAWQFREEAGLHVPVLYRDFTTPRLLVLEYIDGIKVSDHAALQAVGIDCRVLSVRIADLVMKQVFEFGFFHADPHPGNLHILPDQRICFLDFGMMGFLDLRTREAFVDFVWAIARHNEASAATALLKLTENQAEPVRGPFEADVAEFMHAHFYRPAGELRFASVVSQLSHLATKHGLRLPSNLVLMLKAISVMEQLVRELNPEYDLILHAQPFMKRTRLGRLRPRRMILGALEFAQEMTEVARDLPQELRRFATQVKGGHMRIKFHHEGLEPAAHAFERAVNRLSFAVVVAALVIGSSLIIHAKVPPLWGDVSALGLFGYLLAGFLGFWMLVGILRHGKM from the coding sequence ATGTTCCTCCAACGTTTCCTCAAGATCGGCGCCGCCTACCAGCAGGCGAAGCGCCTCCGCCACGTCGCCGCTGTCCTCCTCAAATACGGCTACGGCGACCTCGCCCGGCACCTCCCCCTCCCCCGGGCCGACCGGCTTCCCTTCCGCCGCGTCCGGGTGACGCAGAAAGCCGTCCAGCGGATGACCCCGGCGGAGCGGGTCCGCCGGGTCTGCGAGGAACTGGGGCCGACCTTCGTGAAGCTCGGCCAGCTCGCCGCCGCCCGCACCCGCGTCCTCCCGCCCGAATACATCGCCGAGCTGGCGAAGCTCCAGGACCAGGCCTCCCCCCTGCCCTATGCCGACATCGTCGCCATCCTGAACGAGGAGCTTCCCCTTCCGCCGGAACAGGTCTTCGCCGCGATCGAGGAGACGCCCCTCGCCTCGGCCTCGATCGCCCAGGTCCACCGCGCCCGCCTCCTCACCGGGGAGGAGGTGGTGCTGAAGGTGCAGCGGCCCGGGATCGTCGAGACCGTCGAGGAGGACTTCGCGATCCTCCGCCACCTCGCCGAGCTGGCCGAGGTCCACCTGCCCGGCTGGCGGCTCCACCGCCCCGTGGCGCTGATCGACGAGCTGATCGAGAGCCTGCGGAAGGAGATGGACTTCACCTGCGAGGCGGCCCACCTGGAGCGTTTCGCCTGGCAGTTCCGCGAGGAGGCCGGGCTCCACGTCCCCGTCCTCTACCGGGACTTCACCACTCCGCGCCTCCTGGTCCTCGAATACATCGACGGGATCAAGGTCTCCGACCACGCCGCCCTCCAGGCCGTCGGCATCGATTGCCGCGTCCTCAGCGTCCGCATCGCCGACCTCGTCATGAAGCAGGTCTTCGAGTTCGGCTTCTTCCACGCCGATCCCCACCCGGGCAACCTCCACATCCTCCCCGACCAGCGGATCTGCTTCCTCGACTTCGGGATGATGGGCTTCCTCGACCTCCGGACCCGCGAGGCCTTCGTCGACTTCGTCTGGGCCATCGCCCGCCACAACGAGGCGAGCGCGGCGACCGCCCTCCTGAAGCTGACCGAGAACCAGGCCGAGCCGGTTCGCGGCCCCTTCGAGGCCGACGTCGCCGAGTTCATGCACGCCCACTTCTACCGCCCGGCGGGGGAGCTCCGCTTCGCCTCGGTCGTCTCCCAGCTCTCCCACCTGGCGACGAAGCATGGCCTCCGCCTCCCCTCGAACCTCGTCCTGATGCTGAAGGCGATCAGCGTGATGGAGCAGCTGGTCCGGGAGCTCAACCCCGAGTACGACCTCATCCTCCACGCCCAGCCCTTCATGAAGCGGACCCGCCTCGGCCGCCTCCGCCCGCGACGCATGATCCTCGGGGCGCTCGAGTTCGCCCAGGAGATGACCGAGGTCGCCCGCGACCTCCCGCAGGAGCTCCGCCGCTTCGCCACCCAGGTGAAGGGGGGCCACATGCGGATCAAGTTCCACCACGAGGGCCTCGAGCCGGCGGCCCACGCCTTCGAGCGGGCGGTGAACCGCCTCTCCTTCGCCGTCGTCGTCGCCGCCCTCGTCATCGGCTCCTCGCTGATCATCCACGCGAAGGTCCCGCCGCTGTGGGGCGACGTCTCGGCCCTCGGCCTCTTCGGCTACCTCCTGGCGGGGTTCCTCGGGTTCTGGATGCTCGTCGGCATCCTGCGGCACGGGAAGATGTAG
- a CDS encoding glycosyltransferase family 2 protein — protein MSDAPAQPRLSAILIVKNEEANLPRCLASLAGLADEVVVVDTGSTDRTVEIAREAGAAVHFFPWNGVEADARNVSIARASGRWLFQIDADEEVSPELRREIVRELNRIDALEPPDSTEIPNALSFVLRNVYLHGAASRSRLFRIGRAAPDYAFHGIVHPTPNYLPPYANLRGELLHHGYQWTPETRRRKGIGLLERLALRPAEERRTLRHFSETLMALLIVGEDELFRREWQRRRQFTSEEKYDGPEAVLWSHALCNALNHFAASADFSSGEGAAVEMLSHRPTHVRSVLHLTQGAVRREEWSNVWKQAQRLVGIGFDFTTVDFFQAIPVDAAPALRAWRWLAAVIDGPEEEGKTAPPQSIWHPQLLPIFWRAEQRRPGRIVLPDNLSTGVLGLRAGLDALGAPGGEAADLETVRRVDSLTAAALKRLTPGGPGHLLSLVTRFWLNRRFVNHERAAENLALARLAAERYTTIRWLDLALPLSLEEELKPGAFGAFYRRALVRLCG, from the coding sequence ATGAGTGACGCCCCCGCCCAACCCCGCCTCTCCGCCATCCTGATCGTGAAAAACGAGGAGGCGAACCTCCCCCGCTGCCTCGCCAGCCTCGCCGGATTGGCCGACGAGGTCGTCGTCGTCGACACCGGATCGACCGACCGGACCGTCGAGATCGCCCGGGAGGCCGGGGCCGCCGTCCACTTCTTCCCGTGGAACGGCGTCGAGGCCGACGCCCGGAACGTCTCCATCGCCCGCGCCTCGGGCCGCTGGCTTTTCCAGATCGACGCCGACGAGGAGGTCTCCCCCGAGCTGCGCCGGGAAATCGTCCGCGAACTGAACCGGATCGACGCCCTCGAGCCCCCCGACTCGACGGAGATCCCGAACGCCCTCAGCTTCGTCCTCCGCAACGTCTACCTCCACGGCGCGGCGAGCCGGAGCCGCCTCTTCCGCATCGGGCGGGCCGCGCCGGACTACGCCTTCCACGGCATCGTCCACCCCACCCCGAACTACCTCCCCCCCTACGCCAACCTCCGCGGGGAACTCCTCCACCACGGCTACCAGTGGACCCCCGAGACGCGGCGGCGCAAGGGGATCGGCCTGCTGGAGCGCCTCGCCCTCCGCCCGGCGGAGGAGCGGCGGACCCTCCGCCACTTCTCCGAGACCCTCATGGCCCTCCTCATCGTCGGCGAGGACGAGCTCTTCCGCCGCGAGTGGCAGCGGCGGCGGCAATTCACCTCGGAGGAAAAGTACGACGGCCCCGAGGCGGTCCTCTGGTCCCACGCCCTCTGCAACGCGCTGAACCACTTCGCCGCCTCGGCCGATTTCTCCTCGGGCGAAGGGGCCGCCGTCGAGATGCTCTCCCACCGGCCGACCCACGTCCGCTCCGTCCTCCACCTCACCCAGGGCGCCGTCCGGCGCGAGGAGTGGAGCAACGTCTGGAAGCAGGCCCAGCGCCTCGTCGGCATCGGGTTCGACTTCACCACCGTCGACTTCTTCCAGGCGATCCCCGTCGACGCCGCCCCCGCCCTCCGCGCCTGGCGCTGGCTCGCCGCCGTCATCGACGGCCCCGAGGAGGAGGGCAAGACCGCCCCGCCCCAATCGATCTGGCACCCCCAGCTCCTCCCCATCTTCTGGCGCGCCGAGCAGCGGCGGCCCGGCCGGATCGTCCTCCCCGACAACCTCTCCACCGGCGTCCTCGGCCTCCGCGCCGGCCTCGACGCCCTCGGCGCGCCCGGCGGGGAAGCCGCCGACCTCGAGACCGTCCGCCGCGTCGACAGCCTCACCGCCGCCGCGCTGAAGCGCCTCACCCCCGGCGGCCCCGGCCACCTCCTCTCCCTCGTCACCCGCTTCTGGCTCAACCGCCGCTTCGTCAACCACGAGCGCGCCGCCGAGAACCTCGCCCTCGCCCGGCTGGCCGCCGAGCGGTACACCACGATCCGCTGGCTCGACCTCGCCCTCCCCCTCTCCCTGGAAGAGGAGCTGAAGCCGGGGGCCTTCGGGGCGTTCTACCGCCGCGCGCTGGTCCGGCTCTGCGGCTAG
- a CDS encoding LptF/LptG family permease gives MRTLYRHLYRELLGVSLVTTFVLTFFLLLANVFRDVFALLLNREISFFVIAKLVVLLIPFVLTFTLPWGLLLGVLLVFGRMSREQELTVMKASGIGLAPIIAPVIVLALFASTLSFWINASLAPKSRQMFKENFAEILRSDPLSLFTAGRVINEFDGFRLYVGEREGAQFRDVHIWQIDEQSRPLRSIRAARAEIVPDLANDRILLNLYDARQDERNAATPEDLHRLSSGIKAAQLPLEISLTPIFTRLQQHKSTGVMTLSEIGRLVFDPLQILRTPNMTPLLTEFQKRAALSLASFTFVLVGIPLAIQAQRRETSVGLVLSLAIVAAYYLVILIAESLKTRTHLLPELIIWMPNLLFEALGFWLLLRANRR, from the coding sequence ATGCGCACTCTCTACCGTCATCTCTATCGCGAGCTCCTCGGGGTCTCCCTGGTGACGACGTTCGTCCTGACGTTCTTCCTCCTGCTGGCGAACGTCTTCCGCGACGTCTTCGCGCTCCTCCTCAACCGCGAAATCTCGTTCTTCGTCATCGCGAAACTCGTCGTCCTCCTCATCCCCTTCGTCCTCACCTTCACCCTCCCCTGGGGCCTCCTCCTCGGCGTCCTCCTCGTCTTCGGGCGGATGTCGCGCGAACAGGAGCTGACCGTGATGAAGGCGAGCGGCATCGGCCTCGCGCCGATCATCGCGCCGGTCATCGTCCTCGCCCTCTTCGCCAGCACCCTCAGCTTCTGGATCAACGCCTCCCTCGCGCCGAAGAGCCGCCAGATGTTCAAGGAGAACTTCGCCGAGATCCTCCGGAGCGACCCCCTCAGCCTCTTCACCGCCGGGCGGGTCATCAACGAGTTCGACGGCTTCCGCCTCTACGTCGGCGAGCGCGAGGGGGCCCAGTTCCGCGACGTCCACATCTGGCAGATCGACGAGCAATCGCGCCCGCTCCGCTCGATCCGGGCCGCCCGCGCCGAGATCGTCCCCGACCTCGCGAACGACCGGATCCTCCTCAACCTCTACGACGCCCGCCAGGACGAGCGGAACGCCGCGACGCCCGAGGACCTCCATCGCCTCTCCTCCGGGATCAAGGCGGCGCAGCTCCCGCTCGAGATCTCCCTCACCCCGATCTTCACCCGCCTCCAGCAGCACAAGAGCACCGGCGTGATGACCCTGAGCGAGATCGGCCGCCTCGTCTTCGACCCCCTCCAGATCCTGCGGACGCCGAACATGACCCCCCTCCTCACCGAGTTCCAGAAACGGGCCGCGCTCTCGCTCGCCTCGTTCACCTTCGTCCTCGTCGGGATCCCCCTTGCCATCCAGGCGCAGCGGCGGGAGACCTCCGTCGGCCTCGTCCTCTCCCTCGCCATCGTCGCGGCCTACTACCTGGTGATCCTCATCGCCGAATCGCTGAAGACCCGCACCCATCTTTTGCCGGAACTGATCATCTGGATGCCGAACCTCCTCTTCGAGGCGCTCGGCTTCTGGCTCCTGCTCCGGGCGAACCGGCGGTAG